In Vicugna pacos chromosome 1, VicPac4, whole genome shotgun sequence, a single window of DNA contains:
- the S100B gene encoding protein S100-B gives MSELEKAMVALIDVFHQYSGREGDKHKLKKSELKELISNELSHFLEEIKEQEVVDKVMETLDNDGDGECDFQEFMAFVAMVTTACHEFFEHE, from the exons ATGTCTGAGCTGGAGAAGGCCATGGTGGCCCTCATTGACGTCTTCCATCAATATTCCGGAAGGGAGGGTGACAAGCACAAGCTGAAGAAATCTGAGCTCAAGGAGCTCATCAGCAATGAACTCTCCCATTTTTTAGAG gaAATCAAAGAGCAGGAGGTTGTGGACAAAGTCATGGAAACACTGGACAACGATGGAGATGGAGAATGTGACTTCCAGGAATTTATGGCTTTTGTTGCCATGGTTACCACTGCCTGCCACGAGTTCTTTGAACACGAGTGA